A single region of the Dysgonomonadaceae bacterium PH5-43 genome encodes:
- a CDS encoding hypothetical protein (product_source=Hypo-rule applied; transmembrane_helix_parts=Inside_1_4,TMhelix_5_27,Outside_28_36,TMhelix_37_55,Inside_56_76) yields the protein MYLTYFTNFGSNVAILHITAKVLFLFFNINPSSYSKTAFYNPLFTSITYALLNLFKNSRIIQKKTTFSGYKSFKVA from the coding sequence ATGTACCTTACCTATTTTACAAATTTTGGGTCAAATGTAGCCATTTTACACATAACTGCAAAAGTTTTATTCCTTTTTTTTAATATTAACCCCAGTTCTTACAGTAAAACCGCCTTTTATAACCCTTTGTTCACTTCTATAACATACGCACTTCTCAATTTGTTCAAAAATTCACGTATAATTCAAAAAAAGACTACGTTTTCAGGTTATAAGTCTTTCAAAGTTGCTTAA